In Brassica rapa cultivar Chiifu-401-42 chromosome A06, CAAS_Brap_v3.01, whole genome shotgun sequence, a single window of DNA contains:
- the LOC103874909 gene encoding adenylate kinase 2, chloroplastic — protein MAGCVNYISPHVTRCSPRASLSLSFSGDSVHSLFRRSPSITAPRFQVVVAAEKAEPPPSPLKIMISGAPASGKGTQCELITQKYGLVHISAGDLLRAEIASGSENGRLAKEHMEKGQLVPNEIVVMMVKDRLSQTDAEQNGWLLDGYPRSSSQATALQGFGFHPDLFIVLEVPEDILVERVVGRRLDPVTGKIYHLKYSPPETEEIAARLTQRFDDTEEKVKLRLKTHNHNVSDVLSLYDDITIKIKGNRPKEEVFTQIDTALSEMLQQRNTDPSSLLS, from the exons ATGGCGGGGTGTGTGAACTATATTTCTCCGCACGTGACTCGATGCTCGCCACGTGCCTCTCTATCCCTCTCCTTTTCCGGAGATTCCGTGCATTCTCTTTTCCGACGATCTCCGTCGATCACCGCCCCTAGATTTCAG GTCGTTGTGGCGGCTGAAAAAGCGGAGCCGCCGCCGTCGCCTCTGAAAATAATGATATCAGGAGCTCCTGCTTCGGGTAAAGGTACACAATGCGAGCTCATCACTCAGAAA TATGGTTTGGTGCATATCTCTGCTGGGGATTTGCTGAGAGCTGAAATCGCTTCTGGGAGTGAGAATGGAAGACTGGCAAAAGAACACATGGAGAAAGGACAATTGGTCCCTAATGAAATAGTTGTAATGATGGTCAAAGATCGTTTATCACAGACGGATGCTGAGCAAAACGGATGGCTTTTGGATGGATATCCTAGGAGCTCGTCGCAGGCTACAGCTCTTCAGGGATTTGGATTCCACCCTGATCTATTCATTGTCCTCGAA GTACCTGAAGATATTCTAGTTGAAAGAGTTGTTGGGCGTAGACTGGATCCTGTCACGGGAAAGATCTACCACTTGAAGTATTCTCCTCCAGAGACAGAAGAGATCGCTGCTAGACTCACCCAACGTTTTGATGATACCGAAGAGAAG GTAAAACTGCGGCTGAAGACTCATAACCATAATGTGAGCGATGTCCTTTCTCTGTACGACGATATAACTATAAAG ATAAAAGGAAACCGTCCGAAGGAGGAAGTGTTTACCCAGATCGATACTGCTCTATCTGAAATGCTTCAACAGAGGAACACCGATCCAAGTTCACTTTTAAGTTGA